The following DNA comes from Anaerostipes rhamnosivorans.
AATGACTCCGGTATCAAGAGGGATGCCAATGTAAAAACAAGTGTCACTGTAACTGCCAGGCGCATCCCCATAGCAAGTATCCTCTCGATCGTCTTTGTATCACCTTTTCCCCAATATTGAGCTGTAAGAATCGTTGCGCCGGATGTTAAACCGAACAAAAATAGTGACATGATATACTGCACCTGTCTGGCTAAAGATGCTCCCGACAAGGCAGTCTCTCCTACTTTTCCAAGCATAAACACATCACATGCGCTGACACCGGTATTGATCAAATTCTGCATGGCCATCGGAAGGACAAGGGCAATGACTCCTTTGTAGAAGCTTTTCCAGTTCAATTCCGGTGTTTTGTTTTTCCCTTTTGACTTATAATTCTCTCTTACAATTCTATCACCGTCTTTGCAATTTAAATTTTGTTCTAATGATTTCTTGTACTTGAAACATATCGGGGGCAATGTGATCTGCCATCTGCCAGGTAAACCCAAACCTTTCATCTTTATATGCGATCACATAAGCTCCTGCATTTTTTGCCGCAGATATTCCATAATCCGAATCCTCAACAACAATACATCTTCCGGGTTTCACATTCAGCCATTTCATCGTCTCCATATAAATCTCCGGGTTCGGTTTGCTCTCCAGAAACATTTCTCCGCTTAAGATCACCGGAAAGTACTTCCTTAATTTGATTTCATCGAGAACCTCCAGAATTTCTTCCATAGAACTGGAAGAAGCCAATGCAGTCTTAATATGATGTTTAGTCAAAAGTTCCAACAGCTCCTTAACTCCGGGATTCAAAATCTCCCTGTAAGAAAGCTCATATCCTTC
Coding sequences within:
- a CDS encoding HAD family hydrolase, with product MYEAVIFDMDGVIIDSEIVYYNWLKELLMEKGCMIPEKELKKIVGLSNAQSLQMMMEWFGREKGRSLWETYCEEEEGYELSYREILNPGVKELLELLTKHHIKTALASSSSMEEILEVLDEIKLRKYFPVILSGEMFLESKPNPEIYMETMKWLNVKPGRCIVVEDSDYGISAAKNAGAYVIAYKDERFGFTWQMADHIAPDMFQVQEIIRTKFKLQRR